A single Saccopteryx bilineata isolate mSacBil1 chromosome 7, mSacBil1_pri_phased_curated, whole genome shotgun sequence DNA region contains:
- the CCNJ gene encoding cyclin-J isoform X3 → MDRYDISVQQLHLVALSCLLLASKFEEKEDSVPKLEQLNSLGCMTNMNLVLTKQNLLHMELLLLETFQWNLCLPTAAHFIEYYLSEAVHETDLHDGWPMICLEKTKLYMAKYADYFLEVSLQDYAFLNYAPSLVAAACVASSRIILRLSPTWPTRLHRLTAYSWDFLVQCIERLLIAHDNDVKEANKQRGQAVPQPAQLSVFQTASQPSRPVHFQQPQYLHQTHQTSLQYRHPASEQPSCQQVVSTTHTSSYTLQTCPAGFQTSVQGLGHVQTGVGMSLAIPVEVKPCLNVSYNRSYQINEHYPCITPCFER, encoded by the exons gtaaatttgaagaaaaagaagatagtGTGCCTAAGCTAGAGCAGCTCAACAGCCTGGGTTGTATGACTAATATGAATCTAGTATTAACGAAACAAAATTTGCTACATATGGAATTATTACTATTAGAAACCTTTCAGTGGAACCTCTGCCTTCCAACAGCTGCCCATTTCATCGAGTATTATCTCTCTGAAGCAGTACATGAAACAGACCTTCATGATGGCTGGCCAATGATTTGCTTGGAAAAAACTAAACTCTACATGGCCAAATATGCAGATTACTTCCTGGAAGTATCTTTGCAAG ATTATGCCTTTCTAAATTATGCACCTTCTTTAGTAGCTGCTGCATGTGTGGCTTCTTCAAGGATTATACTTCGTCTTTCTCCAACGTGGCCTACAAGACTGCATCGTCTTACTGCTTACTCCTGGGATTTCTTAGTGCAGTGCATTGAACGGCTATTGAT CGCTCATGATAATGATGTGAAAGAAGCAAACAAGCAAAGAGGACAAGCAGTACCTCAGCCGGCACAACTAAGTGTGTTCCAGACAGCCTCCCAGCCCTCGCGGCCAGTTCACTTTCAGCAGCCTCAGTATCTCCATCAGACACATCAGACCTCACTGCAGTATCGCCACCCTGCGTCAGAACAACCCAGCTGTCAGCAGGTTGTGTCTACCACGCACACCTCATCTTACACACTACAGACATGTCCTGCTGGCTTCCAAACCAGTGTTCAGGGCCTTGGGCACGTGCAGACTGGTGTTGGGATGTCACTGGCAATACCGGTAGAAGTTAAGCCCTGTCTGAATGTTTCTTATAACCGGAGTTATCAGATAAATGAACATTATCCTTGCATTACTCCATGTTTTGAAAGGTGA